In a genomic window of Tachysurus vachellii isolate PV-2020 chromosome 13, HZAU_Pvac_v1, whole genome shotgun sequence:
- the ankrd13d gene encoding ankyrin repeat domain-containing protein 13D isoform X1, translating to MAQEVFPLHYLVWNNRYLELDKELKKKQQDMECVDPRGRTPLELAVCLGHVESMRVLLRHNADPTRCSTRGWTVLQEAVSTGDPELVQLVLQYRDFRRATERLAGIPELLSKLRQARDFYVEMKWEFTSWVPLVSKVCPSDVYRVWKSGSCLRVDTTLLGFEHMTWLKGRRSYIFKGGDLDGGATVMEVDHEKQVVYTEPLSLSPRDAPSLLAAMLPSQENTAQRLTSPIVSTHLNTRNIAFERNKSGIWGWRSEKTEVVSGYEAKVYSASNVELVTRSRTEHLSDQDKSRCKGSRTPLQSFLGIAEQHVSNNGSQVSQCASPHNPTAITAEEYFDPEFNLNGRDIGRPIELTSKVQRFKATLWLSEAHPLSLAEQVTPIIDLMAISNAHFAKLRDFIALRLPPGFPVKIEIPLFHVLNARVTFSNLCGCDEPVSSVTVHSLQGATDAGQSPHPLHCEVDPSVFEPPADYTMLGPGRNEPLRDEDDNLLQFAIQQSLLDAGTESDQVTIWEALTNTRPMSSQPPLYEEDSQLERCVAIQESLSLSLAGGESGEAPAQSPPGSSPDPALNSPPSYNSLADPRVTGAFAVATSFDEQLRLAMELSCREQEEQDRKRREEEEELERIIQLSLTEK from the exons ATGGCTCAGGAGGTGTTTCCTTTGCATTATCTGGTCTGGAACAATCGGTACCTGGAACTCGACAAAGAGCTGAAGAAAAAACAG CAGGACATGGAGTGTGTAGATCCACGTGGACGTACACCGCTTGAATTGGCAGTGTGCCTCGGCCATGTGGAGTCCATGCGTGTGCTGCTGAGGCACAACGCAGATCCTACACGCTGCAGTACACGAGGGTGGACAG TGTTACAGGAAGCAGTAAGTACAGGAGACCCTGAGCTGGTGCAGCTGGTCCTCCAGTACAGGGATTTCAGACGAGCCACAGAGAGACTAGCTGGTATTCCTGAGCTTCTCAGCAAACTGAGACAG GCTCGGGATTTCTATGTGGAGATGAAGTGGGAGTTTACAAGCTGGG TGCCTTTGGTGTCGAAAGTGTGTCCGAGCGACGTGTACCGTGTGTGGAAGAGCGGCTCATGTCTGCGAGTGGACACCACATTACTGGGATTTGAGCACATGACGTGGCTTAAGGGCCGCCGCAGCTACATTTTTAAGGGTGGAG atctagACGGTGGGGCTACGGTGATGGAGGTGGACCATGAGAAGCAGGTTGTGTATACAGAACcgctgtctctgtctccacGTGATGCCCCGTCCCTCCTTGCTGCCATGCTGCCATCACAAGAGAACACAGCGCAGAGGCTCACCTCCCCGATCGTCTCCACACACCTTAACACACGCAACATCGCTTTCGAGAG GAACAAGTCTGGAATTTGGGGCTGGCGCTCAGAGAAAACCGAGGTGGTCAGCGGATATGAGGCGAAG GTGTACAGTGCCAGTAACGTGGAGCTGGTGACACGCTCTCGAACAGAACACCTCTCTGATCAGGACAAGTCCAGATGCAAAG GATCCCGAACTCCTCTTCAGTCTTTCCTTGGAATTGCAGAGCAGCATGTGTCGAACAACGGG AGCCAGGTATCTCAGTGTGCCAGTCCTCATAACCCGACAGCCATCACAGCCGAGGAATACTTCGACCCCGAGTTTAATCTGAACGGCAGGGACATCGGCAGACCCATCGAGCTCACCAGCAAGGTTCAGAG gTTTAAGGCCACGTTGTGGTTAAGTGAAGCCCACCCTCTTTCTCTGGCAGAGCAGGTGACACCAATTATTGATCTCATGGCTATTTCCAATGCTCACTTTGCTAAACTGCGAGACTTTATCGCCCTGCGTCTGCCCCCTGGCTTCCCTGTGAAGATAG AGATCCCTCTCTTCCATGTACTGAATGCACGGGTGACCTTCAGTAACCTGTGTGGCTGCGATGAGCCAGTCAGCTCCGTTACTGTGCACTCGCTACAAGGAGCCACTGATGCAG GTCAGAGCCCTCACCCATTGCACTGCGAGGTGGATCCATCTGTGTTCGAGCCTCCGGCAGATTACACAATGCTCGGCCCGGGACGCAACGAGCCGCTGAGAGATGAGGATGATAACCTGCTGCAGTTTGCTATTCAGCAGAGTTTGCTGGACGCAGGGACAGAAAGTGATCAG gtAACAATATGGGAGGCTTTGACTAACACCCGTCCAATGTCTTCTCAGCCTCCGCTTTATGAGGAGGACTCCCAGCtcgagcggtgtgt TGCAATCCAGGAGTCCCTGTCTCTTTCATTGGCTGGTGGAGAAAGTGGGGAAGCTCCTGCTCAGTCTCCACCAGGTTCCTCACCTGACCCTGCCCTCAACTCCCCACCTTCCTACAACTCATTGGCTGATCCACGGGTAACCGGGGCATTTGCAGTTGCAACCAGCTTTGATGAGCAGCTGCGTCTGGCAATGGAGCTTTCATGCAGAGAGCAGGAGGAGCAGGACAG gaaaagaagagaagaagaggaggagctgGAAAGGATAATACAGCTGTCACTCACAGAAAAGTGA
- the ankrd13d gene encoding ankyrin repeat domain-containing protein 13D isoform X2 — translation MAQEVFPLHYLVWNNRYLELDKELKKKQDMECVDPRGRTPLELAVCLGHVESMRVLLRHNADPTRCSTRGWTVLQEAVSTGDPELVQLVLQYRDFRRATERLAGIPELLSKLRQARDFYVEMKWEFTSWVPLVSKVCPSDVYRVWKSGSCLRVDTTLLGFEHMTWLKGRRSYIFKGGDLDGGATVMEVDHEKQVVYTEPLSLSPRDAPSLLAAMLPSQENTAQRLTSPIVSTHLNTRNIAFERNKSGIWGWRSEKTEVVSGYEAKVYSASNVELVTRSRTEHLSDQDKSRCKGSRTPLQSFLGIAEQHVSNNGSQVSQCASPHNPTAITAEEYFDPEFNLNGRDIGRPIELTSKVQRFKATLWLSEAHPLSLAEQVTPIIDLMAISNAHFAKLRDFIALRLPPGFPVKIEIPLFHVLNARVTFSNLCGCDEPVSSVTVHSLQGATDAGQSPHPLHCEVDPSVFEPPADYTMLGPGRNEPLRDEDDNLLQFAIQQSLLDAGTESDQVTIWEALTNTRPMSSQPPLYEEDSQLERCVAIQESLSLSLAGGESGEAPAQSPPGSSPDPALNSPPSYNSLADPRVTGAFAVATSFDEQLRLAMELSCREQEEQDRKRREEEEELERIIQLSLTEK, via the exons ATGGCTCAGGAGGTGTTTCCTTTGCATTATCTGGTCTGGAACAATCGGTACCTGGAACTCGACAAAGAGCTGAAGAAAAAACAG GACATGGAGTGTGTAGATCCACGTGGACGTACACCGCTTGAATTGGCAGTGTGCCTCGGCCATGTGGAGTCCATGCGTGTGCTGCTGAGGCACAACGCAGATCCTACACGCTGCAGTACACGAGGGTGGACAG TGTTACAGGAAGCAGTAAGTACAGGAGACCCTGAGCTGGTGCAGCTGGTCCTCCAGTACAGGGATTTCAGACGAGCCACAGAGAGACTAGCTGGTATTCCTGAGCTTCTCAGCAAACTGAGACAG GCTCGGGATTTCTATGTGGAGATGAAGTGGGAGTTTACAAGCTGGG TGCCTTTGGTGTCGAAAGTGTGTCCGAGCGACGTGTACCGTGTGTGGAAGAGCGGCTCATGTCTGCGAGTGGACACCACATTACTGGGATTTGAGCACATGACGTGGCTTAAGGGCCGCCGCAGCTACATTTTTAAGGGTGGAG atctagACGGTGGGGCTACGGTGATGGAGGTGGACCATGAGAAGCAGGTTGTGTATACAGAACcgctgtctctgtctccacGTGATGCCCCGTCCCTCCTTGCTGCCATGCTGCCATCACAAGAGAACACAGCGCAGAGGCTCACCTCCCCGATCGTCTCCACACACCTTAACACACGCAACATCGCTTTCGAGAG GAACAAGTCTGGAATTTGGGGCTGGCGCTCAGAGAAAACCGAGGTGGTCAGCGGATATGAGGCGAAG GTGTACAGTGCCAGTAACGTGGAGCTGGTGACACGCTCTCGAACAGAACACCTCTCTGATCAGGACAAGTCCAGATGCAAAG GATCCCGAACTCCTCTTCAGTCTTTCCTTGGAATTGCAGAGCAGCATGTGTCGAACAACGGG AGCCAGGTATCTCAGTGTGCCAGTCCTCATAACCCGACAGCCATCACAGCCGAGGAATACTTCGACCCCGAGTTTAATCTGAACGGCAGGGACATCGGCAGACCCATCGAGCTCACCAGCAAGGTTCAGAG gTTTAAGGCCACGTTGTGGTTAAGTGAAGCCCACCCTCTTTCTCTGGCAGAGCAGGTGACACCAATTATTGATCTCATGGCTATTTCCAATGCTCACTTTGCTAAACTGCGAGACTTTATCGCCCTGCGTCTGCCCCCTGGCTTCCCTGTGAAGATAG AGATCCCTCTCTTCCATGTACTGAATGCACGGGTGACCTTCAGTAACCTGTGTGGCTGCGATGAGCCAGTCAGCTCCGTTACTGTGCACTCGCTACAAGGAGCCACTGATGCAG GTCAGAGCCCTCACCCATTGCACTGCGAGGTGGATCCATCTGTGTTCGAGCCTCCGGCAGATTACACAATGCTCGGCCCGGGACGCAACGAGCCGCTGAGAGATGAGGATGATAACCTGCTGCAGTTTGCTATTCAGCAGAGTTTGCTGGACGCAGGGACAGAAAGTGATCAG gtAACAATATGGGAGGCTTTGACTAACACCCGTCCAATGTCTTCTCAGCCTCCGCTTTATGAGGAGGACTCCCAGCtcgagcggtgtgt TGCAATCCAGGAGTCCCTGTCTCTTTCATTGGCTGGTGGAGAAAGTGGGGAAGCTCCTGCTCAGTCTCCACCAGGTTCCTCACCTGACCCTGCCCTCAACTCCCCACCTTCCTACAACTCATTGGCTGATCCACGGGTAACCGGGGCATTTGCAGTTGCAACCAGCTTTGATGAGCAGCTGCGTCTGGCAATGGAGCTTTCATGCAGAGAGCAGGAGGAGCAGGACAG gaaaagaagagaagaagaggaggagctgGAAAGGATAATACAGCTGTCACTCACAGAAAAGTGA
- the ankrd13d gene encoding ankyrin repeat domain-containing protein 13D isoform X6: MAQEVFPLHYLVWNNRYLELDKELKKKQQDMECVDPRGRTPLELAVCLGHVESMRVLLRHNADPTRCSTRGWTVLQEAVSTGDPELVQLVLQYRDFRRATERLAGIPELLSKLRQARDFYVEMKWEFTSWVPLVSKVCPSDVYRVWKSGSCLRVDTTLLGFEHMTWLKGRRSYIFKGGDGGATVMEVDHEKQVVYTEPLSLSPRDAPSLLAAMLPSQENTAQRLTSPIVSTHLNTRNIAFERNKSGIWGWRSEKTEVVSGYEAKVYSASNVELVTRSRTEHLSDQDKSRCKGSRTPLQSFLGIAEQHVSNNGSQVSQCASPHNPTAITAEEYFDPEFNLNGRDIGRPIELTSKVQRFKATLWLSEAHPLSLAEQVTPIIDLMAISNAHFAKLRDFIALRLPPGFPVKIEIPLFHVLNARVTFSNLCGCDEPVSSVTVHSLQGATDAGQSPHPLHCEVDPSVFEPPADYTMLGPGRNEPLRDEDDNLLQFAIQQSLLDAGTESDQVTIWEALTNTRPMSSQPPLYEEDSQLERAIQESLSLSLAGGESGEAPAQSPPGSSPDPALNSPPSYNSLADPRVTGAFAVATSFDEQLRLAMELSCREQEEQDRKRREEEEELERIIQLSLTEK; this comes from the exons ATGGCTCAGGAGGTGTTTCCTTTGCATTATCTGGTCTGGAACAATCGGTACCTGGAACTCGACAAAGAGCTGAAGAAAAAACAG CAGGACATGGAGTGTGTAGATCCACGTGGACGTACACCGCTTGAATTGGCAGTGTGCCTCGGCCATGTGGAGTCCATGCGTGTGCTGCTGAGGCACAACGCAGATCCTACACGCTGCAGTACACGAGGGTGGACAG TGTTACAGGAAGCAGTAAGTACAGGAGACCCTGAGCTGGTGCAGCTGGTCCTCCAGTACAGGGATTTCAGACGAGCCACAGAGAGACTAGCTGGTATTCCTGAGCTTCTCAGCAAACTGAGACAG GCTCGGGATTTCTATGTGGAGATGAAGTGGGAGTTTACAAGCTGGG TGCCTTTGGTGTCGAAAGTGTGTCCGAGCGACGTGTACCGTGTGTGGAAGAGCGGCTCATGTCTGCGAGTGGACACCACATTACTGGGATTTGAGCACATGACGTGGCTTAAGGGCCGCCGCAGCTACATTTTTAAGGGTGGAG ACGGTGGGGCTACGGTGATGGAGGTGGACCATGAGAAGCAGGTTGTGTATACAGAACcgctgtctctgtctccacGTGATGCCCCGTCCCTCCTTGCTGCCATGCTGCCATCACAAGAGAACACAGCGCAGAGGCTCACCTCCCCGATCGTCTCCACACACCTTAACACACGCAACATCGCTTTCGAGAG GAACAAGTCTGGAATTTGGGGCTGGCGCTCAGAGAAAACCGAGGTGGTCAGCGGATATGAGGCGAAG GTGTACAGTGCCAGTAACGTGGAGCTGGTGACACGCTCTCGAACAGAACACCTCTCTGATCAGGACAAGTCCAGATGCAAAG GATCCCGAACTCCTCTTCAGTCTTTCCTTGGAATTGCAGAGCAGCATGTGTCGAACAACGGG AGCCAGGTATCTCAGTGTGCCAGTCCTCATAACCCGACAGCCATCACAGCCGAGGAATACTTCGACCCCGAGTTTAATCTGAACGGCAGGGACATCGGCAGACCCATCGAGCTCACCAGCAAGGTTCAGAG gTTTAAGGCCACGTTGTGGTTAAGTGAAGCCCACCCTCTTTCTCTGGCAGAGCAGGTGACACCAATTATTGATCTCATGGCTATTTCCAATGCTCACTTTGCTAAACTGCGAGACTTTATCGCCCTGCGTCTGCCCCCTGGCTTCCCTGTGAAGATAG AGATCCCTCTCTTCCATGTACTGAATGCACGGGTGACCTTCAGTAACCTGTGTGGCTGCGATGAGCCAGTCAGCTCCGTTACTGTGCACTCGCTACAAGGAGCCACTGATGCAG GTCAGAGCCCTCACCCATTGCACTGCGAGGTGGATCCATCTGTGTTCGAGCCTCCGGCAGATTACACAATGCTCGGCCCGGGACGCAACGAGCCGCTGAGAGATGAGGATGATAACCTGCTGCAGTTTGCTATTCAGCAGAGTTTGCTGGACGCAGGGACAGAAAGTGATCAG gtAACAATATGGGAGGCTTTGACTAACACCCGTCCAATGTCTTCTCAGCCTCCGCTTTATGAGGAGGACTCCCAGCtcgagcg TGCAATCCAGGAGTCCCTGTCTCTTTCATTGGCTGGTGGAGAAAGTGGGGAAGCTCCTGCTCAGTCTCCACCAGGTTCCTCACCTGACCCTGCCCTCAACTCCCCACCTTCCTACAACTCATTGGCTGATCCACGGGTAACCGGGGCATTTGCAGTTGCAACCAGCTTTGATGAGCAGCTGCGTCTGGCAATGGAGCTTTCATGCAGAGAGCAGGAGGAGCAGGACAG gaaaagaagagaagaagaggaggagctgGAAAGGATAATACAGCTGTCACTCACAGAAAAGTGA
- the ankrd13d gene encoding ankyrin repeat domain-containing protein 13D isoform X7, whose product MECVDPRGRTPLELAVCLGHVESMRVLLRHNADPTRCSTRGWTVLQEAVSTGDPELVQLVLQYRDFRRATERLAGIPELLSKLRQARDFYVEMKWEFTSWVPLVSKVCPSDVYRVWKSGSCLRVDTTLLGFEHMTWLKGRRSYIFKGGDLDGGATVMEVDHEKQVVYTEPLSLSPRDAPSLLAAMLPSQENTAQRLTSPIVSTHLNTRNIAFERNKSGIWGWRSEKTEVVSGYEAKVYSASNVELVTRSRTEHLSDQDKSRCKGSRTPLQSFLGIAEQHVSNNGSQVSQCASPHNPTAITAEEYFDPEFNLNGRDIGRPIELTSKVQRFKATLWLSEAHPLSLAEQVTPIIDLMAISNAHFAKLRDFIALRLPPGFPVKIEIPLFHVLNARVTFSNLCGCDEPVSSVTVHSLQGATDAGQSPHPLHCEVDPSVFEPPADYTMLGPGRNEPLRDEDDNLLQFAIQQSLLDAGTESDQVTIWEALTNTRPMSSQPPLYEEDSQLERCVAIQESLSLSLAGGESGEAPAQSPPGSSPDPALNSPPSYNSLADPRVTGAFAVATSFDEQLRLAMELSCREQEEQDRKRREEEEELERIIQLSLTEK is encoded by the exons ATGGAGTGTGTAGATCCACGTGGACGTACACCGCTTGAATTGGCAGTGTGCCTCGGCCATGTGGAGTCCATGCGTGTGCTGCTGAGGCACAACGCAGATCCTACACGCTGCAGTACACGAGGGTGGACAG TGTTACAGGAAGCAGTAAGTACAGGAGACCCTGAGCTGGTGCAGCTGGTCCTCCAGTACAGGGATTTCAGACGAGCCACAGAGAGACTAGCTGGTATTCCTGAGCTTCTCAGCAAACTGAGACAG GCTCGGGATTTCTATGTGGAGATGAAGTGGGAGTTTACAAGCTGGG TGCCTTTGGTGTCGAAAGTGTGTCCGAGCGACGTGTACCGTGTGTGGAAGAGCGGCTCATGTCTGCGAGTGGACACCACATTACTGGGATTTGAGCACATGACGTGGCTTAAGGGCCGCCGCAGCTACATTTTTAAGGGTGGAG atctagACGGTGGGGCTACGGTGATGGAGGTGGACCATGAGAAGCAGGTTGTGTATACAGAACcgctgtctctgtctccacGTGATGCCCCGTCCCTCCTTGCTGCCATGCTGCCATCACAAGAGAACACAGCGCAGAGGCTCACCTCCCCGATCGTCTCCACACACCTTAACACACGCAACATCGCTTTCGAGAG GAACAAGTCTGGAATTTGGGGCTGGCGCTCAGAGAAAACCGAGGTGGTCAGCGGATATGAGGCGAAG GTGTACAGTGCCAGTAACGTGGAGCTGGTGACACGCTCTCGAACAGAACACCTCTCTGATCAGGACAAGTCCAGATGCAAAG GATCCCGAACTCCTCTTCAGTCTTTCCTTGGAATTGCAGAGCAGCATGTGTCGAACAACGGG AGCCAGGTATCTCAGTGTGCCAGTCCTCATAACCCGACAGCCATCACAGCCGAGGAATACTTCGACCCCGAGTTTAATCTGAACGGCAGGGACATCGGCAGACCCATCGAGCTCACCAGCAAGGTTCAGAG gTTTAAGGCCACGTTGTGGTTAAGTGAAGCCCACCCTCTTTCTCTGGCAGAGCAGGTGACACCAATTATTGATCTCATGGCTATTTCCAATGCTCACTTTGCTAAACTGCGAGACTTTATCGCCCTGCGTCTGCCCCCTGGCTTCCCTGTGAAGATAG AGATCCCTCTCTTCCATGTACTGAATGCACGGGTGACCTTCAGTAACCTGTGTGGCTGCGATGAGCCAGTCAGCTCCGTTACTGTGCACTCGCTACAAGGAGCCACTGATGCAG GTCAGAGCCCTCACCCATTGCACTGCGAGGTGGATCCATCTGTGTTCGAGCCTCCGGCAGATTACACAATGCTCGGCCCGGGACGCAACGAGCCGCTGAGAGATGAGGATGATAACCTGCTGCAGTTTGCTATTCAGCAGAGTTTGCTGGACGCAGGGACAGAAAGTGATCAG gtAACAATATGGGAGGCTTTGACTAACACCCGTCCAATGTCTTCTCAGCCTCCGCTTTATGAGGAGGACTCCCAGCtcgagcggtgtgt TGCAATCCAGGAGTCCCTGTCTCTTTCATTGGCTGGTGGAGAAAGTGGGGAAGCTCCTGCTCAGTCTCCACCAGGTTCCTCACCTGACCCTGCCCTCAACTCCCCACCTTCCTACAACTCATTGGCTGATCCACGGGTAACCGGGGCATTTGCAGTTGCAACCAGCTTTGATGAGCAGCTGCGTCTGGCAATGGAGCTTTCATGCAGAGAGCAGGAGGAGCAGGACAG gaaaagaagagaagaagaggaggagctgGAAAGGATAATACAGCTGTCACTCACAGAAAAGTGA
- the ankrd13d gene encoding ankyrin repeat domain-containing protein 13D isoform X5 — protein sequence MAQEVFPLHYLVWNNRYLELDKELKKKQDMECVDPRGRTPLELAVCLGHVESMRVLLRHNADPTRCSTRGWTVLQEAVSTGDPELVQLVLQYRDFRRATERLAGIPELLSKLRQARDFYVEMKWEFTSWVPLVSKVCPSDVYRVWKSGSCLRVDTTLLGFEHMTWLKGRRSYIFKGGDGGATVMEVDHEKQVVYTEPLSLSPRDAPSLLAAMLPSQENTAQRLTSPIVSTHLNTRNIAFERNKSGIWGWRSEKTEVVSGYEAKVYSASNVELVTRSRTEHLSDQDKSRCKGSRTPLQSFLGIAEQHVSNNGSQVSQCASPHNPTAITAEEYFDPEFNLNGRDIGRPIELTSKVQRFKATLWLSEAHPLSLAEQVTPIIDLMAISNAHFAKLRDFIALRLPPGFPVKIEIPLFHVLNARVTFSNLCGCDEPVSSVTVHSLQGATDAGQSPHPLHCEVDPSVFEPPADYTMLGPGRNEPLRDEDDNLLQFAIQQSLLDAGTESDQVTIWEALTNTRPMSSQPPLYEEDSQLERCVAIQESLSLSLAGGESGEAPAQSPPGSSPDPALNSPPSYNSLADPRVTGAFAVATSFDEQLRLAMELSCREQEEQDRKRREEEEELERIIQLSLTEK from the exons ATGGCTCAGGAGGTGTTTCCTTTGCATTATCTGGTCTGGAACAATCGGTACCTGGAACTCGACAAAGAGCTGAAGAAAAAACAG GACATGGAGTGTGTAGATCCACGTGGACGTACACCGCTTGAATTGGCAGTGTGCCTCGGCCATGTGGAGTCCATGCGTGTGCTGCTGAGGCACAACGCAGATCCTACACGCTGCAGTACACGAGGGTGGACAG TGTTACAGGAAGCAGTAAGTACAGGAGACCCTGAGCTGGTGCAGCTGGTCCTCCAGTACAGGGATTTCAGACGAGCCACAGAGAGACTAGCTGGTATTCCTGAGCTTCTCAGCAAACTGAGACAG GCTCGGGATTTCTATGTGGAGATGAAGTGGGAGTTTACAAGCTGGG TGCCTTTGGTGTCGAAAGTGTGTCCGAGCGACGTGTACCGTGTGTGGAAGAGCGGCTCATGTCTGCGAGTGGACACCACATTACTGGGATTTGAGCACATGACGTGGCTTAAGGGCCGCCGCAGCTACATTTTTAAGGGTGGAG ACGGTGGGGCTACGGTGATGGAGGTGGACCATGAGAAGCAGGTTGTGTATACAGAACcgctgtctctgtctccacGTGATGCCCCGTCCCTCCTTGCTGCCATGCTGCCATCACAAGAGAACACAGCGCAGAGGCTCACCTCCCCGATCGTCTCCACACACCTTAACACACGCAACATCGCTTTCGAGAG GAACAAGTCTGGAATTTGGGGCTGGCGCTCAGAGAAAACCGAGGTGGTCAGCGGATATGAGGCGAAG GTGTACAGTGCCAGTAACGTGGAGCTGGTGACACGCTCTCGAACAGAACACCTCTCTGATCAGGACAAGTCCAGATGCAAAG GATCCCGAACTCCTCTTCAGTCTTTCCTTGGAATTGCAGAGCAGCATGTGTCGAACAACGGG AGCCAGGTATCTCAGTGTGCCAGTCCTCATAACCCGACAGCCATCACAGCCGAGGAATACTTCGACCCCGAGTTTAATCTGAACGGCAGGGACATCGGCAGACCCATCGAGCTCACCAGCAAGGTTCAGAG gTTTAAGGCCACGTTGTGGTTAAGTGAAGCCCACCCTCTTTCTCTGGCAGAGCAGGTGACACCAATTATTGATCTCATGGCTATTTCCAATGCTCACTTTGCTAAACTGCGAGACTTTATCGCCCTGCGTCTGCCCCCTGGCTTCCCTGTGAAGATAG AGATCCCTCTCTTCCATGTACTGAATGCACGGGTGACCTTCAGTAACCTGTGTGGCTGCGATGAGCCAGTCAGCTCCGTTACTGTGCACTCGCTACAAGGAGCCACTGATGCAG GTCAGAGCCCTCACCCATTGCACTGCGAGGTGGATCCATCTGTGTTCGAGCCTCCGGCAGATTACACAATGCTCGGCCCGGGACGCAACGAGCCGCTGAGAGATGAGGATGATAACCTGCTGCAGTTTGCTATTCAGCAGAGTTTGCTGGACGCAGGGACAGAAAGTGATCAG gtAACAATATGGGAGGCTTTGACTAACACCCGTCCAATGTCTTCTCAGCCTCCGCTTTATGAGGAGGACTCCCAGCtcgagcggtgtgt TGCAATCCAGGAGTCCCTGTCTCTTTCATTGGCTGGTGGAGAAAGTGGGGAAGCTCCTGCTCAGTCTCCACCAGGTTCCTCACCTGACCCTGCCCTCAACTCCCCACCTTCCTACAACTCATTGGCTGATCCACGGGTAACCGGGGCATTTGCAGTTGCAACCAGCTTTGATGAGCAGCTGCGTCTGGCAATGGAGCTTTCATGCAGAGAGCAGGAGGAGCAGGACAG gaaaagaagagaagaagaggaggagctgGAAAGGATAATACAGCTGTCACTCACAGAAAAGTGA